In Juglans microcarpa x Juglans regia isolate MS1-56 chromosome 1S, Jm3101_v1.0, whole genome shotgun sequence, the genomic stretch atataaaaaagtatatcaaattaaacaaaacatacattTGGCATGAAACTATTGaatcataaaagaaaaggtgaaaaacatACCTTGTCTCGCTCAAACCACTTTGATCCATTCCTTCAACTTGTGCAGAAAAGGTAAAAAACATACATTGTCTTGCTCAAACCACTTTGATCCATTATTTCAACTTGTGCCAAGTAACCACAAAACTTATTTACCGCTTGTTGAATCATTAACCACTAATTCATTAGAGATGTGTAGTTacatataaaatcaaaattgttGTTTTCCTCAAagtatttatgaattattttccATAACATCATGTgcttttgatctttttcttGCACCGCATCTAAGAAAAATTCAAGCCAACCCTCCACAAGCATCAAATCTTCCTCGTTACTAAAATtgttattgttgtgattttcATCTACAAGGTTCAACCTCAATAACCTCAACTCAAGGTAGAGATAgttgttgtttatttatctcatttgtagattctataaaaaagtCGTCGTTATTTAGAAGATTTGTAAAGTAGGCATTTTAGTGAGTTCTTGAGTCCATTCCCATTAAAGATGTCTGTAAGGGAAAGCTGAACTAAATGAGGCAACAAACATAGTGACGAAAGTGTCGTTGCAGACACTTGTGTATACATAGAACTAAGCATAGAGTTTTCTGACTCTGGCAACGCCCTCTTCCTATTTTCGAGAGTGGCATAGAACTTAAATAGATAACAGCTAATATGATAATATAGCATGATTTACTGTTCCTTGAACTAAagcttatatattaaaaaaataataccaatCATATTCCACTATTAGTTCAAATATGAAGAACTTCTACCTCTCACAAAAAATGCAAACCAATTTTAAATGCTGGAGGAGGAAGAGTACATAAAAACCTTGATTAGTCAGCACTAATTGCGAGCTAGACATAGTCAAAATTTAGCTAAGATTAAGCctcatttgcattcaaaatcaatctcaacccacctcaaattatctcatctcatctcatcattataattttttcaaattcccacacaaaatataataaacaattcaactttttcaaatctcaaaacaactttatcaaatttttacataaaatataataaataattcaatttttattctactattcacaaactatctcaatccatctcaactcatctctgaatccaaaccattcTTACTATTTAGTTagcttctcttttatttttttccctttttcctatAACAAATACATAgtgtataaataaaaagtagaacaacccaattagtttaataagaataaaattaaattaaaattaaaatatataaagtgtgtgatgatgatgaataatgTCTCTCATCAAATAAAGGCCTAGATAGGGGTGAtagaatagaatatatatatatatatatattcacaggCATGTACTGCTGGATCGGAGGAGcatttctaaaagaaataatgatagggttactattcttttacaactcatttactattttttttatttgattttttaaaattttttattttacttaatgattaaagaagtaagaattagtaaagttatattttttaatttttttttaataattaagaatgttaaaaaaatatttaaaagaaaatgataaaaaaaattaaaaaaacttgaaatagaCTTACGTAATAAATGggtaaaaaagtatttatgcAGTTGTGTGTGACTTGGCGTCCCCAGGACTCGGAGTCTTATTAAAATAGAAACGTGCCATTATAATAGGCAAGCACTTATAAATTGCTTCGTGGACTAGGAGTCTTTCATAAAATTGTTTGTACGTGTTATTTGAGCTGAGgtcatttgtttttgttaacagaaagaaattaaatatttaatgaaaaaaaaaacaacactgCCGAAGTCTCCAATTAGGCActaataaatatgagtaatactatatataattatagagtatgTAAATaacatacaatcattttaaaatagtaaaattcactattaaaaaattaattttttttcatatgagtaagtatttattaactttttttaaattaattgtgcAACACTTATACACACATGgctgcaagtatcatttctcaataaatataCAGTAGCTTATACAACATCTCTAACTTTGAGGGAAGGATAATGCTATCGGGACCAACATTTCAAACCGAGAAAGCTGACCGACAAGTGCAaatgcacttttttattttttatttttgtttttatttcaaccatttcttttatattttaaaacatttaaaaaaataaaaacaaaatcaatttactaataatcacttcgttaactattaagttaaaaaaataaaaatcacaattgATCAATTTTATCGGTCTAAGTGGCATTTTTCCTGAGGAAAATACCACAATAAAACAATCAGCAATCAAATACAAACCGGCTTCAAAGAGAAATTGACACAAAcacccaaaaagaaagaaacaaccACCTCAGGTCTTCGATTTGGAATTACTGAATCAATGTTTGTCGAGTTCTTGCATGAGATCATGAACCAACAAACTTCTCTATCAgtaattttttaagtaaaaatatattaatatcaatagacgtaaccaagtacactgagtgtatacaagaaaaaatatctaGCCCATAATAGAGAGTCCCTAAATTAACATCGCCCAAAGAGGGAGAAAATAGAAATCTATCCAATGTACATCAAGTCCTATTGGGACAAAACATGCCTTCCCAAAGCAAAGGAAGTAACTATAACTACCCCAACCTTTTGTCTCCCACACATTTAATACTCCACCCGAATTATCCTACTATCCTACGAGGACCGAGGAAGGCTTTATGCCTTCCCTCTAGTCCTCCCTCGACTTGTACTACCTCTCTTTGTGTCATAATCGATTGTTCAAGTAAGACGCTTTAACATCCTGCTCttcttaaatcttgattttatttcaaGCGAGTGACTTGCCTTAATCGCAGTGAGTAGTGCTATGAATTGGTCGTCAAATCCTCCACAAGTAATCCCCACACACTGCTGTATCTCATTAACcttttgcaaaacccaatcCGATGATGATCCAGCTTTATTGtttaatggaggaagagataaCAACACCTTCCCCAGACATAGTTCTTAGCTGAACACTAGGTCCTAAACATTCATCCTCGCAATGCACCAACGACGAACTCATATTCAATCTCGTACCTCCTCAACAACTGTATTGGTTCTCTCTAATGGTAAGGTCATGGTcaccattggagattctgggttGGCAGCAAGTTCCTTCACCTCTAACAACCCTTTATGTGCAACTTCGACATAccctacatctccttcagacctcgGCATTACACCATTTTCTTTCAACTTCAAAGTGGGAGCCATAGTTATTTCGAGCAGAACACTGACCAAGGTTGTAACACCAACTATCGATCTTTCAAGTGTCACCTGTGTCGAAGGGCATTCCATTACGGATGTCTTTACGCCGATACCCGACGTAGAACCCACCTCAAATAACCCGGttttccttttgacccgccgtactctcctggatctggttatagggacatagccaatccgattttccattttcctttatttgaGTTTAAAGGATTCAAGCCTATCTTAGACTTATTTCTTACACCCATGTTGCATGCAAGTGAGAGCAagtctattttcgtagacaagaAAGCGATCGTTGTCTTCAACTCAACAAGCTgagtttccatctcctttaatgAATTATGCATCACGACAAAAGGGCCACTTTCACAGTTCCCTTCACTCTGAGTCACTGAAGCATGACCAAAGGTATAACACCGACTATCGATCTTTCATGTGTCACCTGTGTCGAAGGGCATTCCATTACGAATGTCTCTACGCCGATACCCGACGTAGAACCCACCTCAAATAACCCGGTTTTCCTTTTGACCCCCCACACTCTCCTGGATTTGGTTATAGGGACATGGTTAATCCGATTTTCtgttttcctttatctgagTTTAAAGGATTCAAGCCTATCTTAGGCTTGTTTCTTACGACCATGTTGCCTGCAGGTGAAAGCACgtctattttcgtagacaagaAAGTGATCGTTGTCTTCAACTCAACAAGCTGAGTTTCCATTTCCTTTAATGAATTATGCATCACGACAAGGGGGCCACTTTCACAGTTCCCCTCATTCTGAGTCACTGAAGTATGACCCATCTTCAGAGCTGCTGCATATGATTGCCTCGCCACTGCGGTTGTGCTTGGGTCTTTTTGTTTCAACTCCAAGTTAATATATTCATGATCACATGTCATCTTCTGGCTTTCCTTCCTTGATCCATCAGcacgaaaggaaaaaaacatatcCACGGCTCTACATAATTCAACAGCAAACTTCTCCCAACCCAAACTTTCATACCCTTAAGGAATGACTACAACACTCCGCAGGCCTTCTCCACCATATTCGATGACAGTTAGATACCTACCATGCACGTTGGAGCATCATTGAGCCACAAATGCCCTGTTTCCTTcgcataaatattttatgaattctGAATTTCTCCCTGCCTGTAATACTACTTCGACTGTAGTCACCAACCATCCTATCCCACTACGACCCATAGCTACAAACCTCTAAACCACAATTTTTAATGAGGACCTCCATGCTTCTGGTAAAAACTCAAAAGCCTTTGATTCCACCCAAAACGCACCAATTGACCCATATTAAGTTCAAATCTTTGATTTTAGATGCAGGGGCTTCCCAAGCTTCATTCCTGTCAAAAGTTTATGCAAAGATACGAGCACATGCTTTGGTGTAGATCTAAGGTAGATCTAAAGAGAGATCTGTGACAGGGACATAACTGAAGAACTACGAAGCCCAGCTGCGGATAGGGCTCACAGGACAAACAGATCTTGACGTCGGAGTACTCCCACCAAACTCGTCGAAAGCCGACGACTCTTTCTGTGTCGACTGCACGACCAATGGAGCCGTCGGTAGTAGGTGCCACTACACACGGGCTCACTCTAAGAGACAATAGAGAGAGAACCTTGCAAAAGTCTAGGTCGTCAAAGTGAGGACCAACGCCGAACTGCCCTCAGTGAAGTTGTCGGGGCCCGTCGGCCTTGTCTATGACTGTGGTGAGGTGTCACTCACCGGTTAGGGTGGGTGAAGGGTGGCGACAGGTCTGGGTGCCATAGGGTTTTCTCTCTCCGTAGGGTTCTCTCGCTGTAGGGTTTCCTCTATCAACTTGTGTAGAATTATCAGAACTTTGGCTGGTTTTGTGGAGAAAGAATTTGCAGGTGTAAGGTTTTCTAGGGTTGGGAGTTTTGGCTTTTGTGAATTAAcacattatattctaattttgaAACATGGAATTTTGTAAACATTTCAGTTAAAGCTTCCTCTATTAGTAATTGACTTGACATCCCTACAAAGCACAATGCAGTTTTTAGTAATGAAACTATATGTTCTTCCTCATTCTTTAGCCAAAACTAATATATGGAAATTGTATCATCTCAACATTAACCCCAAAAGTGGCTCATCTTGGAATATTGCTTGAGAAAGTTCCCATCACAAAGTAAATGTCTTACATTTGATCGGTCAAAGCCTGCTTAGACAGAGCTCCCGGCTTGTCAATCTTGTTTCCCAACACTAGCAACGGGATACCACTAAGTGAGGATTTGCTCAGCAAATCATGCAGCTCGCTTCTTGAGATACTCACATTGTTTGGATCAGCAGCATCAACAACATAGCTGCAGATCAAACAATCAGGTTCTAGCGACTTGTAGTAAACTTTTAAGCCATAACAAAATTAAGAACTAACACCACTGGTGATCTATTACTTATTCCAACTAAAAGGTATTAAAAATACTTGTAAACAATCAGATGCATATAATTagtcttcttcttcgtcttgtcttttgttttttttttttttgcttagaaaaaaaaatatagaaaccCATCTATTCATACATACAAGCATTGGAATAGGAGTGCACATTCattaaactatatatgaaaAACTTAACATGCTCAACAATATCAAAGAAGACATAATTTCTTATGTTTAAATGTTCTGTTCTAATAGCTATTTCAGTTCAAACTTCTAGAATCTTCTGAATTAATTCTCATATCTAGATTGCTCAAGATAAATGGAAGCATGCATGTATAACTGTACAATTGCAAGCATGCATGATTGTATGTATTAAGTCCCCTTAGTAGTTTTTGCCATACCTGCATTTTAGTTTCGATATTATACATTATTCTGAGCTTCCATAATATCTATTACTGTATACTGCTACCAAGGGAATTAATAGGTCATATAAAGCTAAGCTTCAAATTATCACAAGCATTTAGTGCAGTGACTACCTCTAATTTTATGTATTAGTATGAGATTTGATAGAAAACTGCACGAGAAAGCATCCATAGAAAATGAATACAGAGAGGATACAAAAAACTAACCAAAAATCGCAAAACCTAAATGAGAAACAGATCCCCTGCACCTGATGAACTCACAATAAGTTTAATAAACCATCAGTCTAATGGTAAGTTCCACATTTAAAGCTACACAGATCCACCACAAAATCATGAATAGAGGATAAAGCATGTTCCTGAACATCAGCGCCCAAAATCAAGAAGTTTGAAAATGTTctcccacacacacacacagagcgacgaaactgagagagagaattagggAAAAATCAAGAGTGAGAGAAACGGAGAGAGacagaagaagagagagaaagagagatggacGATTGAGAGACTCACCGACTTCCTTCAGTGGCGACAGCATGGCAACGGGCTTGGCTTAGGAACGGGCATCAGAAAACTcgagagaatggagagagagtATCGGGCTGGAGAAGAGGGAAAGCAGGGGAAAAAGCTCTAGTTTTTATAGCCAACTATTTGCGGCGGTTAATCCTCGCCACGAAATATCAGAAGTTTCTCGCCGCAAAAACCAATAAGTGATTCTGCGTTTTGTCGCCGCAAAAAGTTATTTTCCCACAAATTTTTGCTCGCCGAACGTGATCTCGCTGCAAGgtctctcttttttgttttttgttttttttttttcacgtacAGTTTTTATATCATCGGTTAAGTATTTGCCACTATAGTATGTCTTGAAAAAAAACTCGTGGAAAAAGGTCAAATTTTTTGTAGTGAGCAACAGTTACATACACTGCTTATTTCACCATGCCCGATGGTTACATGAGTGAAAGGCCTCACTAGGACCAAGTAGTGCTGCCGACAAGTTCAGCTTTCCAAACATTTGTTATGACGGATATCATTGCTTTGATGCTCTTCAGTTTTGCGATTCTTATCCACTTACTTACGCCGCTGTGGAGGAAGCACAAGATCGCTCACTAGGTTATTCAAGACTCAATACTagttcactattttttttccatgttggCTATGGTGATAGCCTTCGTTGTGGCCAAATATGCACTTTTAGCTCATGTTATGAACCTCACAGATTGGATAAACCGAATCGGAATGACAatggaaaatagagaaaactatGAACAGAGAAGGAGATGATCCAAATGTTACTGGATTCATACGCTTTGGGATATTGGAAgtccccaattcctccaaatGAAAGTACCaaacaagtataagagatttCGCGGCACAAGATGATCCCCCATAGACTACCACATGCCGTCTATATACTTCATGAAAATAGAAACTAGCCAAAAGCGTAAAGGGCCATGGGCCAACTAACAAAAGCACTATAACGCTACGGCCCAAGGACACACTCTTAGCCCATCTATGAACACAAGCTAAAATGCTAAAAAGACTACATAACATGAGCCCCTCAACTAGGCCCAGACACTGGACCCTAAGCTGCTAACAGCTCGCTCCTTTGCACTTGCCAATATTGCCACTTGTGTCATTGGCACCATCTATGGCCCTTTTTCTATGCTCAGAATGTTCCTTACCCACCGTTGAAATAACCGTTCAGGCCGAACTTGTACGGAGAGAAATGGATCATTCCAATGTTTGGTATTCGTATGTGAAAACCTACGTAATGGTTTGATTTGCACCATCCCATGTAATCTTATTTTTGGGTGTTTGCACTTCCCGACTTGTTTGTATGAACTGATCTTTTAGTaagttttttccctttttgtttaaTACGCAAGGGAACTCAAAATAAGTATGATGTACGCGTGAATCCAAATGTTCAGACGGGATTCGCTCATGAGTACCGATTGGCTGCAAGAAGATTAAAGATATCCACTTCAAACTAGATGAAAGCCGAACGTATCAAATCGTTGGATCCGTATATTCTCATCCCTGCATAGATTAAtgaaattcttttatttctcaaacTCATTTTCAGGAGAAAAACCTTTGCCGCAAACACATTTAGGTCTCATGTTTTAGTGTGAGTGTGAGCGTTGCTTTTCTAAACCCGGCCTCTTTTCTTTGTAGAAGGTATTCTttcagtaaaaaattaaaattgattaataatagCTCAAAAGGAACGCGGGTCATGGAATTTATGTAGAGAAGTTACAACCACACCCTTCTAGTTTATCATTCACAACTTGTCCTATCGTCTTCCCTTCTGCAAAATCAATGCAGTACGTGATTCGCTCGGCAGGACGCTGGcctaaatgtaataaatatatagtagcTTACACATCTCAGAGGAAAATACCGCAATAAAACAATCAGCAATCAAAGACAAAACCACCACCAAAGAGAAATTATGACACAGAACcccaaaataaacccaaaaagaaagaaaaaaccacCTCAGCTCTTCGATTTGGAATGCTTTACAAGCCAATCAATTACTGAATCGATGTTTGTCGAGTTCTTGCACGAGATCATGAAGCAACAAACTTCTCTATCAGTAATTGACTTGAGATCCCTGCAAAGCACAATGCAATTTTTAGTAATGAAACTATATGTTCTTCCTCATTCTTTAGCCAAAACTAATATATGGAAATTGTATCATCTCAACATTAACCCCAAAAGTGGCTCATCTTGGAATACTGCTTGAGCAAGTTCCCATCACAAAGAAAATGTCTTACATTTGATCAGTCAAAGCCTGCTTAGACAGAGCTCCCGGCTTGTCAATCTTGTTTCCCAGCACTAGCAACGGGATACCACTAAGTGAGGATTTGCTCAGCAAATCATGCAGCTCGCTTCTTGAGATACTCACGTTGTCTGGATCAGCAGCATCAACAACATAGCTGCAGAAACAATCAGGTTATAGCAACTTGTAAACTTTTCAGTCATAACAAAATTAAGAACTAACACCACTGGTCTATTACTTATTCGATCAAAAAGGCAttaaaagtacttatttgaccggagatttattaaaaaacatggTTAATGATCAATAAACATTTTCCTGGAGGTAAATTTTAGATTACACAAGCAAAGTCTCAAATGCAACTTTACTAAATAACACAAGGCATTATAGCCAACATATGTTGGTGGAAATATAGAATGACAAGCAAACCAAACGGAATATTTGGATTTCTATAGCTCAGAACCTGTAGAAACTCTGCTAAACAATACTGCTAAACCTCAGAATTTTCTAAAGTTTTTGTGTCTTCCATGTAATTGCACCCATCCCATCTCATGCTTAAAGAATTAATTGGATAGACACTTTGCTTATCATGGGACTACCAATCCTATACTAACTTAGACCGGTGAAGACAACAATTCATACAACAACAATTTGTGAAACCAAGGTAATTCATGGAAAGTTCTCCTTCCAAAAAGGAAAGAGCTCAGCTTCAAGAAATTTGGGTGACCACTGGTATTGAGTATCACACAATGACTCAATTTCTCATCAGTTTTAATAAACATAGCTTTGATGGAGACAATCCGAGCATTTCAATCAGTAACATCTCATATCAATTTGATACATAGCCGAaaggagaaaaacaaaaggTTATAATTTGACAAATCAAATGCACACACTTgctcttcttattattattattttttcttagaaaaaaaatataaatgcatCCATTCATACATACAAGCATTGAAATAGAAGCGCACATTCATTAAACTATGAAAAATTTAACAAGCTCAATGTTAGCGCCTAAAAATAGCGCAACAGGctggaaggggagaaagagtcattcctgGCCCATTGAGACTATTCGGGCCTCGATCGGTGTAGTGTGGAGCCCTCGGTGGTGGTTTGATGTGGCTATATGGCATCGGTGCATACATACATGGTAGTGAGCAATAAATAAATGCAGGGAAATAAGAGACGGgcacacagatttacgtgattcggcacTGGGCTTACATCCACGGGTCATTTGGAGGGCgtattttatagtctctcatggtctctcctCCTCACTGTATAATGGAGATCTAAGCTCTATCTTCTGATGGAGATCCCATCACTGGAGTCCCTctcgtgaggttgaagaagttgaagtcGAAGAAGTCCCCCCCAAAGTCATCTGGAAAAACCCCCATTTATCCTTTGCTCCTTCCTTGCTTTATGTCCCATCTTCTCTTCGTTACGTCACATCTCCACTTTTCCTCCTGACGCCCTTTTCCTTCCTGAACTCTTTGTCCCctccttccttctctctttcttcctccctGATAAATCCCCTCATATTGGGCTGGGCTTGGAAACCTTTTATGGGCCTAGGATATTTTATCCCCTCCACTCAACAATAATGTAGAAgacataatttcttatatttaaatgttCTGTACTAATATCTATTTCAATTGAACTTTTAGAATCTCCAGAATTTCTCAAATCTAGACTACCCAAGATAAATGGAAGTGTGCATGTATAACTGTACATATGCAAGCATGCATGGTTGTATGTATTAAGTCCCCTTAATAAAGTTTTCACCATACCACTTTAGTTTCGAAATTATACATTATCATGAGCTTCCATAATATCTATTGCTGTATATTGCTACCAAGAGAAATAGGTCTAATAAAGCTAAGCTCCAAATTATCACAAGCATTTATGCGGAGACTACCTCTGAGACTCTAATATGgtagtttctttctttttttgtttggaccgAGTGTCCGAAAACAGCGTCTTGACTAATCTCAAGGGTGCACAGGCCTTTGGCAAAAAGTTTCCCCCAAGTGCACCTCAagtaattcaaggagaaaatcccctagtccaatggcccctagaaattgtatGCACCCAAGAAGATTCGAACTTtagacttggagggagcatatcaccaagaccaaggtctttaccacttgagccaacccctagggattCTCTAATATGGCATTTTCACGTTATATAAAACAAAGACTTGAATATCAACAAGTAGGGTTGGCAATTCGAGTTTGTGGATTGTGTACGAGTCGTGTTAAGTTATAGACATTCGACTATATGGCTCAACCCGAGCAAGACTCGTTAAGATAAACGGGTCAGGCCTTCAAATCCTAACATGATCCATTTAAATAAAGGGTCATGTTGTGTCACCCATTTTgacccatttaataattaattcgaAATGAGTCAATACATAACCCATTTGACGTAATTAACATAAAAGtttaaatctatatttattagtagtcacaatatctaaaaaaataataataagactacttactaacaaaaaaataacaaaattttttagattttaacctataataaaaccaatttacaaatccaacaataacaaatatgagcataagtccagaattacaatctcaacaataaaagcataagcatattaagaaatatcattattacaacccaacaaaaataaaattgtaatttttaaataattttttgtttataagtgattttgaaataaaatttaaacaggTTATTGTGGGTTAATTTCGAGTTAAGCGGGCCCGTTTATTAATCGTTTCTTAATTGGTCAACCATTTTGACTCAaacccatttatatcaaacccAAACCCGCTAGTTTCATGTTAGATTCATaggtcgtatcacatattgtcaTCCCTATTAACAAGGTGTAAAAcatttgaaaatctaaaattatttacTGATATTGAAAATCCTCTCTATTAGTATGAGATTTGATAGAAAACTGCACAAGAAAGCATCCATGGATATCCAAACCAGACATAAATACAAAGCCATAATAAAAGGAAGAAACATAAATAAGGTATGcatttgaaaacaaatattatctTATTCAACATATCAAGTCAACTAAGATGGAAATAAAATTTGTACATACACAATAGCAGAAACTGCACGACAATATCGCTCCCACATACTGCGGAACCTAGGTTGACCTCCAAGATCCCACAACTTTATGGTGACATTTCCTTTTGTCACCTTCCTCATATTAAATCCTACCTGCAAATAGCATTGGTAGAAACATTTAACCACCAACAAGAAAATAACTGTAAGAGAATGAAATAGCATTGACTGAAAGAGACTGAAATACAAGCTTTTGGCAAAGGTATATCCTCCactcataaaattaaaaaagggcACAACTCCATTTAAAAGGCCACTCACCGTAGGGATCATGTCTTCACTATATCCACCAGTCTAGAAGCAACACCAACAATCAGAATTTCAATGAATAAACCCCGAGATACAAGAAGTAGTAATACTAATACAAGCTCAATATGATGATTACGTACCGCGACAACATTTACAAGTGATGTCTTTCCAGCATTCTGAAGTCCTATCAAAGATAGCTCCATTTCCTGCTTGAAAAAGAGGCTGCAATCA encodes the following:
- the LOC121245920 gene encoding ADP-ribosylation factor-like protein 8a, with the protein product MGLWEAFLNWLRSLFFKQEMELSLIGLQNAGKTSLVNVVATGGYSEDMIPTVGFNMRKVTKGNVTIKLWDLGGQPRFRSMWERYCRAVSAIVYVVDAADPDNVSISRSELHDLLSKSSLSGIPLLVLGNKIDKPGALSKQALTDQMDLKSITDREVCCFMISCKNSTNIDSVIDWLVKHSKSKS